The Colletotrichum destructivum chromosome 8, complete sequence genome includes the window GTCTGTGGATTGAGCGGGTTAAATAAAAAGTAAGATTAAACCAGAGAGGTAACCAGAGAGGTTTACATTAGTGACGGGGtccaaagaagaagaaaaagctgCCAAAATGAAGCGACGAACGATTTTGCACGAGAACTAGGGCCCAACATCTATCTACCTCATGCGGCGGATTGGTGATGAAAGCTGTGTGGAATGTTTGAACTTTGGAAGTTGGATTTCAGCTGCAACCATCGTAAGGTGGCCACTGCAGCGCACGGCCACTGTGGCTGGAGTGTGGCAGAAGTGCAAGTGTCATACAGACCTGTGTACCTTACTccaggtaggtacctaggtactaTATGTACTGTAGGTAAACTTATATTATGTTTTCGGGAAAAATACGTACTTGTCCGGAAGGTGGGTTCTTCGACCGGGGACAACTCCGGCGCAGTCTCGGTCTTCTCCATCAAAATTGTAGTCAATGCCCCGCTTGGACCCAGCACCCGGAACCGCACAGACCGAGGTCAGCAGCATCCCAACTATCCGTACCCGAATTGACAAACGACTGCGACCGTCATCGAATGGTGTCACCCACATAATGATAGGGCGTCTTGGGAAACTAATCGGCATTGCTCTCGATTCAGAAAGACGACATTGGCACTCGCTCTTTGACTCGGCAGCTTGGCACCCAGCGAAGCTCCTGTTGGAATAGCTACTTGCCTCGACTATTGGTCAAACAACAGCACCCTGCAGGTGAATGACGTCCCTATGGGATGTTGTGGGACACTCGATGTCAAGTTGTTGGTTGTTAAGTGTCACGCCAAGTTCTGCATGCATGGGTCTCATGCAAAAGAGAACGAACCTACTTCTAGAGGATGTATGAGGGCGGCAGTAAGTCAATTAAACATGGACTATACGGTCTTCTTGTATGAAGCGTGATGAAAATGTTGATTTTGTAGCGTAGAGGACTCAACAGAAGCCGGTTTCTGGCTTTAGTTTGCCTCTCAAGATACATCAACATGCTGAGAGTATTCACAGAATCAATAAGCATCATGGTCAACCTGACGTGCTGACCTGTGAGTTGAGCGACCGCGAAAGAACGGTGAGTGTGTACGAATGATCGATAATGAGGAAGACATTGTCTGATGACAACGATGTAACTTATTAAGAGGGAAGTGTCGTATCATCCGGAAGATTGGTCAGCAGCCTGACGTGATAAAACTCTACGGGTAAACCCTGCCTATTGAGTCACCATATGTTGCGTTGGGAGAAAGAAACCAAAGGGAAAGTCAGGTATCTACCTAGGAAGAAGCGCTAATAAATTATCTAGACGGTGTTCAAATTCCCGCATCCCTCCTGTCCCTTCTCTGTCCTTCTTTGACATCCTTCCCGGAGCCAAATGCGCACCTCTGACATCGATATTCACGCCGTCTCGAAGCTGATGATCGGCATTGACCTGTTACCACCATCATGGTTGGTCATAATTCAAGTAAGCCACCAATCGTAACTTTGCTGCCGGCGAACAGGGAACACTGCGACTCGGCGAGTCCGAAGACGTTGCCGAGTCGAACTGAGAGGCCAATTACTGCTACTCATGTCCTTGGTGCGGCCCACCTTTGGATCAGACCCTGCATCAACCCTCGGATGAGAAAAATTCCACAGCGATGATGTTCGATTTGATGCTTTTCGGGCCTGTCTCAAACGGAAAACTATGGCCCATGTGCATCTTCATCTTTGGCAAACACCAACAACAGGCTTGTTTGCACCACTCGATGCGCCCGCCAAGGCATCACAAGAGCTCCGTCTCCAGTGTAGAGTACATAGCTTCTCTGTACTCAATTACATGTGATAAATTCATTCAAAACTTTCGTCTAACAGTTCCCTTAACGTATCATACCCGACTACTAATAATGATTTTGAAATACTCGATATTCGTAGCAAATCCGATGCTAATCTCATGTATGCAATGGAGAGATGGTCGAACTTCTCGACGGCCCGGTCGATGCCCTGCTCACCATCCAGCTTCCTGGATGTGATATTTACCTGAGAACATCTTATTAGCAGGAACGTAGTGGGCATACCTATGCCCATCTTTCGAGAGTCTCCAGTCGCGAGCGCACTCTTCACTTCTAGAGGGTAGGCGGGACTAACCCTTGGAGTTCCCACATGAACGCGGTCAACTAGTTCGTTCCAAACTTCGAGGTGGTGAGTTGGCGGCTTGAGAAGAATGGTCCGTCTTTTAGGGATTGAGAAAGCAGCCTCGATACCCAGAACCTTTCCGGATACCAAGCTATTTGGACTGATCTCCTCTTAAACATCCGGGAGGTTCGGGTAGCTACGTCAAACCCAATTACCTACCCCGCATATTGGCCGCTTCTTACCGAGACGATCCGAGGGTCGACATGGCCAAGCTAACTGGAACCAACTACTAAAGCTGGGGAAAACACTTTAATACCCCTTCTCTTGATTGGGATGTGAAGGCATGGTTATTTAGATCAAAGGCTGCACTTCTCCCAACACTTACCTTGTGTACTCTGATATACGACAACAAGTCTCTCGCTCGACCGGCTCCACCTTTCCTCAGGCTGAGGTGTCAACGCCGATTCGTCTCAAAAGCACAAGCCCCTCGAGAGCTGTTTTCAAGATGGGTTTTAAATCGCCCTATCCTTCGTTGGAAATACCGAAGACGAATGTCCTTTCCTACCTTTTCCCCGAGAACTCAACACCATCTAGCGAGCCTCTCTGGATCGATAGCGAAGATGACCGCATCAATCTGTCGCCACGACAAATGCTACAGTGGGTGAAAAGAGTTGGCATGGGCCTTCAGAACCTTGGACTTCAAAACGGGGATGTCGTTATGATGTGCACACCAAACCAAATATTCGTGCCGGTGGCCTACCTTGGCACTGTGTCTGTCGGGTGCATCTTTAGTGGCGCCAACCCAGCATACACAGTTCCTGGTTCGTTATGTCTCCTCAACTATGCTTGACGCTTCAACGCCTAGGCTAATCACTCGTAGAGCTTGTCCACCAAATGACTAACACCGCGGCCAAGGTGGTGCTTGCTCACCCAGCTCACATCAAACGGATTCTTGAGGCGGTTGACAAAACTAATATTCCCCGGAGCCGGGTTTTTCAGTTCTCAGAGAATGAAAACGAATCACGAGATGGAGTCCCAGATTGGAGGCAAATGCTTGGCAGTCCGAACCAGGCAGATTCTTATCGTTGGCCAGAACTTGACGCGGAAGAATCGACCAGAACGATTGCAACCATCAATTATTCCTCGGGGACTACCGGACTTCCCAAAGGAGTGTGCGTCTCTCATTATAACCTAATAGCCAACGTCGAACAGACAATCTTCATGAGATACGTAGAAAAGCCTTACAGTTTTGCGCGTCGGCCGCAGGAGAGGTGGATCGGGTTCTTGCCCCTCTATCACGCCTACGGTCAGCTTTACGCCATACTCATGGCCATGAGGTTGAGCATCCCTATTTATGTCATGAAAGAGTTCCGATATGAGGACTTTCTCTTCGCGGTGAGCAAGTTCAAAATTACAACCTTGCAGGTGGCGCCGCCAGTTTTGGTGATGCTTTCGAAGCGTCCAGAAACTGCCCGTTACGACTTATCAAGCGTCAAGGAAATGCTCTGTGGAGCTGCTCCGTTATCGCGAGAGCTTCAGAACGAGTGCCAAAGAAGATTTTCGATGCAGATCAACCAAGGATGGGGGATGACGGAAGTGACTTGTGGAGGTATCGTGGTCCCTGGTGGTGTCAAGGATGACAATGGCAGTGTTGGCAAGTTGATTCCGAACTGTGAGTGCAAGTtgatcgacgacgagggcaaggaggttGGCGTTGGTCAACCGGGCGAGCTCTGCATCCGAGGTCCCAATATCTGTCTTGGTTACTGGCGCAACGAGACTGCCACCCGGGAGATGCTGGACCAAGACGGATGGCTTAAGACTGGAGATGTCGCCGTCTGCAACGAGGAAGGCTATTTCTGGATCGTGGATCGAAAGAAGGTGAGCATTTTCTCTGAATATGTGGTCTCAGGCCCCCAGCTAATATGTTTCCAGGAACTAATCAAAGTAAACGCTCTGCAGGTCGCCCccgccgagctggaggcCGTCCTGTTAGAAAACGAACATGTCGCAGATGCTGCCGTGGTTGGAATTGCCATGTAAGTTATGGAAAAAGATGCCTAGGACAGCAGAACGCTCGGATATCTAACATAAGGGTCCATCAGTGACGGAAACGAGTGGCCCAGAGCCTATGTTGCCATCCAAGACGTGTCGAGAGGGAATGTCAAGCCCGAAGACATACAAGAATGGGTCAAGCGGCGTGTTTCCAAGCACAAGGCGCTGGTAGGCGGCGTGGTGTTCGTCGATGAGGTTCCAAAGCTGGCCAGCGGGAAGATCCAGAGGAAAGTGATGCGAGAGTGGTCCAAGAGGGATGCTGCGGTCTTAGCAGAGTCGAAAGGACCCAAGTCGCGCTTGTGACGTCCTATGCTATTGCGCATATACCTAGGTCGGCAAAGTCTTCCAATATCGCTCCTGGTCAGAGCTCCCGAGGGTTTGATAGGCGACGTAAGCCCGTCTTGGTGTCTCCGGGCCTTTCAACCGACCGTTTTTACCAACGGAGTCGCAAGGCATTGCGGGTGTTCGTATGTACAAGCCCGGTACATAACAGCGCTGGTTCCAGACGGAGCTATCCACAATTTCGACGGCCAACGTGGCTAACTGCTGGTTGGCAAAGAAACTTCTCACCCCCTTCATCCCGGAGCGACACTGGGTTCGCACAACTTCAGGGCACAGCCCCGAGGAACACCCATCTGAAGTAACTCGGAAGGCTAGCTATTCTCAACGCCACAGCGTGTAGTATGTACGGTACTTTCATCTTCCTATAACCAGCCTGGTATAACCTTCAATGGCCGATAGATGCCCTCCAGCTCGTTCCAATCACCCGCCAcacctgctcctcgtcgtcggcatcatcattGAATCTCAGTCGGATGAGGCTTCATAACCTGGCATCAGAGCCGCCATCCACTCGCCACTTCCGTTATCCTCGGGCATGCTTCGTAATGGTTCGGCAGAGGATAACTCTGTCGATATCATCAATGTGATTGTTCCCTATAGCTAACTGCGAGGAAACGTCTGATCCATACCCCATCGGCACATTATAATGTCTTGAACTGAAGTACTACTTGTACAACACAGGACCTGTATTATTCGAAGAGGGCCTCATGCGTGTGCCGTCCAAAGACGAAGGTTTAGAAACGGCCCAACTCGGAAACAGTGCATCGACAAGCCTTGAGACTAAGTGTTCGAACCGCCGTGCCCCTGGTCCAAGCGGGCGCTATCTTCTCGACATGACTGGGGATCGTTCCAATTGCCGTCTTTCGTTGAGTCAGTAAAGCTTGCAACCTGACAAACGGCGTTAATTCTTTTCTCGAACACCTGACTCGAAATGAAAATGGGATGGCAATGCTCTTGAACGGCAGAAGTATTAGTGTTGATCTGCGGCAAAACACCACATGCGGCGAGCCGTACTTAGCCCCAGCGTGGTATGTGTGCCTCGGGACGAGGCGATCCGCATTTCATTTGTTTGGAACTGTTGGTGAGGTTTTTTCCCGGCGTGGTCACTAAGTTTCGTTACCAATATGTCAGGGCAGAGCAAAATACTGGAGTCGAGAAGGTGAAACGCACCATGGCCAATTATGCAGACATCCTCCATCCTTCTGCCCGTCCAGATAGGTATATTCATTCGGTTTTCTCCGGttcttcaacaccatccCTCCTCTTTATAACTAGCCTTCTCTATTCCTAATTGGTGAAACACGGTCATTTGCGTTGAGATCCCTCGTGGTTTGGTTGAGTCTATGTTCGGCCTTCGGCGTTTGCTATCACTACCCGATCATGGGCGACTTTCTAgcatcggcgacgacgactcaATCCGGTGACCAAGATATCGCAAACAGGCTTTCGAGCCCGATCCAAAGCGAACGAAATTTCCGAGTCATATGTATCGGTGCCGGCGCCTCTGGGTTGTTGATGGCGTACAAACTCCAGAGACATTTCCAGAACTACTCGCTTCAGTGCTACGAGAAAAACCCCTCCGTAGCGGGGACTTGGTTCGAAAACAGATACCCAGGGTATGCGAACCCCTCCTCGAATCCCTCTGCAGACAGTTTCCCAATCCCTTAACCGCTGACATGCCACTCCCGTCAGCTGTGCTTGCGATGTTCCGTCTCACAACTACACATGGAGCTTTGAGCCAAAGCTGGACTGGACTTCGGTGTACCCACCAGCTTCGGAGGTTCTCCAATACTTCGAGCACTTCGCAAGAAAATACTCACTGTACCAATACATCAAACTTCAGCACCAAGTTGTAGGGGCGTACTGGGACGCCCAGAATGGCGGCTACGACGTTCATGTCAAGAACGTGACAACTGGGGAGACAGCCATAGACCACTGTGATATCCTCAtcaacgccggcggcatcctcaaTAACTGGAAGTGGCCCGCAATTCCAGGCTTGTCAAATTACAAGGGTATTCTCCTCCACACGGCCAACTGGGACGACTCCATCTCTCTCGAAGGCAAGCACGTCGGCCTCATAGGCAACGGCAGCTCAGGCATCCAGGTTCTTCCTGCAATCCGCGAGACGTGCAAAAAGGTTACGACCTTCATCCGCGAGCCGACGTGGGTGTCTCCTATGCAGGGTTTAGAACAACACAACTTCACCCGcgaggagaagaacgagTTCGCCGACAAGCCCGACGCGCTGCTCAAGTACCGCAAGAACATCGAATCTGGACTTAACAGTCAATTTGGCATTTTCCTC containing:
- a CDS encoding Putative AMP-dependent synthetase/ligase domain, AMP-binding, AMP-binding enzyme domain, ANL, with protein sequence MGFKSPYPSLEIPKTNVLSYLFPENSTPSSEPLWIDSEDDRINLSPRQMLQWVKRVGMGLQNLGLQNGDVVMMCTPNQIFVPVAYLGTVSVGCIFSGANPAYTVPELVHQMTNTAAKVVLAHPAHIKRILEAVDKTNIPRSRVFQFSENENESRDGVPDWRQMLGSPNQADSYRWPELDAEESTRTIATINYSSGTTGLPKGVCVSHYNLIANVEQTIFMRYVEKPYSFARRPQERWIGFLPLYHAYGQLYAILMAMRLSIPIYVMKEFRYEDFLFAVSKFKITTLQVAPPVLVMLSKRPETARYDLSSVKEMLCGAAPLSRELQNECQRRFSMQINQGWGMTEVTCGGIVVPGGVKDDNGSVGKLIPNCECKLIDDEGKEVGVGQPGELCIRGPNICLGYWRNETATREMLDQDGWLKTGDVAVCNEEGYFWIVDRKKELIKVNALQVAPAELEAVLLENEHVADAAVVGIAIDGNEWPRAYVAIQDVSRGNVKPEDIQEWVKRRVSKHKALVGGVVFVDEVPKLASGKIQRKVMREWSKRDAAVLAESKGPKSRL